From a region of the Fischerella sp. JS2 genome:
- a CDS encoding CmpA/NrtA family ABC transporter substrate-binding protein: MSEFFHQISRRKFIVTATASASAVFLKGCLGNPPESGGNAQSQSAAQPVANISPEQAPETKAVKLGYIPIVESAPLIIAKEKGFFAKYGMTDVELSKQASWGSARDNVEIGSAAGGIDGGQWQMPMPHLITEGVITKGNQKLPMYLLCQLITHGNGIAIASKWQGQGIDLKLARAKGIVSQLKSKGSRFKAAHTFPHVNQDFWIRYWLGAGGIDPDQDIDLLPVPSAQTVANMKTGTMDAFSTGDPWPYRIVKDKIGYMAALTADIWKNHPEEYLAIRADWVDKNPKATKAILKGIMEAQQWCDNFDNRQEMTKILARREYFNVPEEVLLEPFMGKYNMGDGRIVDDKSMAALYWKDEKGSVSYPYKSHDLWFITESVRWGFLPKDYIANNAAKARALIDKVNREDIWKEAAKEAGIPAADIPTNTSRGVEEFFDGIKFDPDKPEEYLKSLKVKKVSV; this comes from the coding sequence ATGTCTGAGTTTTTTCATCAAATCTCTCGTCGCAAGTTTATAGTTACAGCTACTGCTTCTGCAAGTGCTGTATTTCTCAAAGGTTGTTTGGGTAATCCACCAGAATCAGGAGGTAACGCTCAAAGCCAGTCAGCAGCACAGCCAGTTGCCAATATTAGCCCAGAACAAGCACCAGAAACAAAGGCAGTCAAACTCGGATATATCCCCATCGTCGAATCTGCACCTTTAATTATTGCTAAAGAAAAAGGTTTTTTTGCTAAATATGGCATGACTGACGTTGAACTTTCCAAACAAGCTTCTTGGGGTTCAGCCAGGGATAACGTTGAAATTGGATCTGCTGCTGGCGGAATAGATGGTGGTCAATGGCAAATGCCTATGCCACATTTAATTACTGAAGGGGTAATTACCAAGGGTAATCAAAAGCTTCCCATGTATTTATTATGTCAGTTAATTACGCATGGGAATGGAATTGCGATCGCTTCCAAATGGCAAGGACAAGGTATTGATCTCAAACTAGCCCGAGCAAAAGGAATTGTTAGTCAACTCAAATCAAAAGGTTCTCGCTTTAAAGCAGCACATACCTTTCCCCACGTTAACCAAGATTTTTGGATTCGCTATTGGTTAGGTGCAGGTGGTATTGATCCTGATCAAGACATTGATTTGCTACCAGTACCATCAGCCCAAACTGTTGCCAACATGAAAACAGGGACGATGGATGCTTTCAGTACTGGTGATCCTTGGCCCTATCGGATTGTCAAAGACAAAATAGGCTACATGGCAGCTTTAACCGCAGATATTTGGAAAAACCATCCAGAAGAATATTTAGCCATCAGGGCAGATTGGGTTGATAAAAATCCAAAGGCAACCAAAGCAATTTTAAAAGGTATTATGGAAGCCCAGCAATGGTGCGACAACTTCGACAATCGTCAAGAAATGACTAAAATATTGGCACGACGAGAATATTTTAATGTGCCAGAAGAAGTTCTTCTCGAGCCATTTATGGGTAAATATAATATGGGCGATGGTCGCATAGTTGATGATAAATCAATGGCTGCTTTGTATTGGAAAGATGAAAAAGGTAGTGTTTCCTATCCTTATAAAAGCCATGATTTGTGGTTTATTACCGAAAGCGTTCGTTGGGGTTTCTTGCCTAAAGATTACATTGCTAATAATGCTGCTAAAGCCAGGGCATTAATTGATAAAGTCAATCGCGAAGATATTTGGAAAGAAGCTGCTAAAGAAGCAGGAATTCCTGCGGCTGACATTCCCACAAATACATCTCGTGGCGTAGAAGAGTTTTTTGATGGCATTAAGTTTGATCCAGACAAACCAGAAGAGTATTTGAAGAGTCTCAAAGTTAAAAAAGTCAGTGTTTAG
- the ntrB gene encoding nitrate ABC transporter permease: MTIASRRRNNANFDNSFISRFQKQISDFIPPAIAIIVFLVIWQLFSWLPGATLPGPIQVIQDTWTLILYPFYDKGGIDKGLFWQIWASLQRVAIGYFFAAVIGIALGILIGINKTMSKALDPLFQLLRTVPPLAWVPISLAALRQNEPAALFVIFITAIWPILINTAVGVKEIPQDYNNVAKVLQLSKKEYFFNILIPAALPYIFTGLRIAIGLAWLAIIAAEIVMSGIVGIGFFIWDAYQNNYVSEIILALVYIGAVGLLLDKLMAWIQTLIVPAEQK; encoded by the coding sequence ATGACAATAGCTAGCAGACGACGTAATAATGCAAATTTTGATAATAGCTTTATTTCCCGCTTTCAAAAACAAATTTCTGATTTTATACCTCCTGCTATTGCCATTATTGTCTTTCTTGTTATCTGGCAGTTATTTTCTTGGTTGCCAGGTGCAACATTACCAGGGCCAATTCAAGTCATTCAAGACACGTGGACATTAATTTTGTACCCCTTTTATGACAAAGGCGGGATAGATAAAGGTTTGTTTTGGCAGATTTGGGCAAGTTTACAACGGGTAGCAATCGGTTACTTTTTTGCTGCTGTCATTGGTATCGCTTTGGGCATTTTGATTGGTATCAATAAAACTATGTCCAAAGCTTTAGATCCCCTGTTTCAACTATTGCGGACTGTACCACCTCTGGCTTGGGTTCCTATTTCCTTGGCTGCTTTGCGACAAAACGAACCCGCAGCATTATTTGTAATTTTCATCACCGCGATTTGGCCAATCTTAATTAATACTGCCGTGGGAGTAAAAGAAATTCCCCAAGACTACAACAACGTTGCTAAAGTTCTCCAACTTTCCAAAAAAGAGTATTTCTTTAATATCCTCATTCCCGCAGCATTACCCTACATTTTTACAGGTTTGAGAATTGCGATCGGTTTAGCGTGGTTAGCAATTATTGCCGCAGAAATCGTCATGTCAGGTATTGTTGGTATCGGCTTTTTCATCTGGGATGCCTATCAAAATAACTACGTGAGTGAGATCATCTTAGCCCTAGTTTATATTGGTGCTGTTGGTTTATTGCTAGATAAACTCATGGCTTGGATTCAAACACTAATCGTACCAGCAGAACAAAAATAG
- a CDS encoding nitrate ABC transporter ATP-binding protein (This model describes the ATP binding subunits of ATP-binding cassette (ABC) transporters for nitrate transport, or for bicarbonate transport, in bacteria and archaea.): MSVFVAVEQIDKVFNLTGGGQYIALKGIDLQIKKGEFVSLIGHSGCGKSTLLNMIAGLDLPTEGLVTLEGKRISKPGPDRMVVFQNYSLLPWRTVRENIALAVDSVMTHLPAGERRAIVEKHIDMVGLRPHADKPPGMLSGGQKQRVAIARALAIRPKLLLLDEPFGALDALTRGNLQEQLMQICEENEVTAVMVTHDVDEAVLLSDRIVMLTNGPESKIGGILEVDIPRPRKRMEVVEHPSYYSLRSEMIYFLNQQKRIKKIRARKTTIVSKHGLEKVNLEIGFVPLTACAPLAIAKEKGFFAKHGLDDVNLVRETSWRGIVDGMSGGYLDAAQMPSGMPMWLTLGGNDNRPLPVVTSLTMTRNGNAITLAKRFYDQGIQTVAEFKQYLKSTRTEPHIMGVVHPSSMHSLLLRYWLAAGGVDPDADVDIKTIPPAQMVADLQAGSIDGYCVGEPWNYRAASEGIGFTIATDLEVWLGHPGKVLGVREDWAAAYPNTNIALTKALLEACYYCSRPENAEEIRQILAQREYVSTDMEYIQIEDPNNATCDLDHPMREYAHHQFYGESAINRPSRTEQIWIMTQLARWGEVPFPRNWVEIVERVCRVGVFSTAARELGMDISYTRQPIKLFDGTSFNADDPIAYLNSLRIRRDFSVAEVILDTPVRRVA; encoded by the coding sequence ATGTCTGTTTTTGTTGCTGTTGAGCAAATTGATAAAGTTTTTAATCTCACTGGTGGTGGACAATATATTGCCCTCAAAGGAATTGACCTCCAAATAAAAAAAGGCGAATTTGTTTCCTTAATTGGTCACTCTGGTTGTGGTAAATCCACCTTATTAAATATGATTGCAGGTTTGGATTTACCAACAGAAGGTTTAGTCACCTTAGAAGGTAAACGCATCAGCAAACCAGGACCAGATCGAATGGTGGTGTTTCAAAACTATTCTCTATTACCTTGGCGGACGGTAAGAGAAAACATCGCCTTAGCAGTAGATTCTGTGATGACACATTTGCCTGCGGGGGAACGTCGGGCGATTGTCGAAAAACATATAGATATGGTCGGTTTGCGTCCCCATGCAGACAAACCGCCCGGAATGTTATCAGGAGGACAAAAACAACGAGTAGCGATCGCTCGCGCTTTAGCCATTCGTCCCAAGTTACTATTATTAGATGAACCCTTTGGGGCATTGGATGCCCTCACACGGGGTAACTTGCAAGAACAGCTAATGCAAATCTGTGAAGAAAACGAAGTCACCGCCGTCATGGTGACACACGATGTAGACGAAGCAGTGCTGCTTTCTGACAGAATAGTCATGCTCACCAATGGGCCAGAATCAAAAATTGGTGGCATTCTAGAAGTAGATATCCCTAGACCCCGTAAACGGATGGAAGTAGTTGAACATCCCAGCTACTATAGCTTGCGGAGTGAAATGATTTACTTCCTCAACCAACAGAAACGCATCAAAAAAATTCGGGCGCGCAAAACTACAATTGTTTCTAAGCACGGTTTAGAAAAAGTCAATCTTGAAATCGGCTTTGTACCGCTAACAGCTTGCGCCCCCCTAGCAATAGCCAAAGAAAAAGGCTTTTTTGCTAAACACGGCTTAGATGATGTCAATTTAGTCCGCGAAACCAGTTGGCGTGGTATCGTCGATGGTATGAGTGGCGGATATTTAGACGCAGCCCAAATGCCTTCTGGGATGCCAATGTGGTTAACTTTGGGAGGAAATGATAACCGACCTCTACCTGTTGTTACCTCCCTAACAATGACACGCAATGGTAATGCCATTACCTTAGCAAAACGTTTTTACGACCAAGGCATACAAACCGTTGCAGAATTCAAACAGTATCTGAAGAGTACCCGTACCGAACCCCATATCATGGGAGTGGTACATCCTTCCTCAATGCATAGTTTACTTTTACGTTACTGGCTAGCAGCAGGAGGCGTTGACCCTGACGCCGATGTCGATATTAAGACCATTCCGCCAGCCCAGATGGTAGCCGACTTACAAGCTGGAAGTATCGATGGTTACTGTGTAGGCGAACCCTGGAACTACCGCGCTGCTTCTGAAGGTATTGGCTTTACCATCGCTACAGACTTAGAAGTTTGGTTAGGACACCCAGGTAAAGTTTTAGGTGTACGGGAAGATTGGGCAGCAGCTTATCCTAACACCAATATTGCCTTGACTAAAGCTTTACTAGAAGCTTGCTATTACTGTTCACGTCCAGAAAACGCCGAAGAAATTCGCCAGATTTTGGCGCAACGGGAATATGTCAGCACCGATATGGAGTACATCCAAATCGAAGATCCGAATAACGCCACTTGTGACTTAGACCATCCCATGCGGGAATATGCTCACCACCAATTTTACGGAGAATCTGCGATTAACCGCCCCAGTCGCACAGAACAGATATGGATTATGACCCAATTAGCGCGTTGGGGTGAAGTGCCTTTCCCCCGAAATTGGGTAGAAATTGTCGAACGAGTATGTCGAGTCGGTGTGTTTAGTACAGCTGCCCGTGAATTGGGTATGGATATTAGTTATACCCGTCAACCAATCAAACTGTTCGATGGCACTAGCTTTAATGCTGATGACCCGATCGCTTATCTTAACAGCCTCAGAATTAGACGTGATTTTTCAGTTGCCGAAGTTATTCTTGACACACCAGTTAGGAGAGTAGCCTAA
- a CDS encoding nitrate ABC transporter ATP-binding protein (This model describes the ATP binding subunits of ATP-binding cassette (ABC) transporters for nitrate transport, or for bicarbonate transport, in bacteria and archaea.) codes for MQNRNFTITDTTTNTLGRPLATATSNRKPYLEIKDVSKVYPTKNGPFTVLDGVNLNVGEGEFICVIGHSGCGKSTLLNMVSGFNQPTNGQVLLEGKPITKPGPDRMVVFQNYALLPWRTAFENIYLAVNAVHPNKLEAEKSAIVREHLAMVGLADAMDKKPTQMSGGMRQRVSIARALAIRPKVLILDEPFGALDAITKEELQEELLKIWNENRCTVLMITHDIDEALFLADKLVMMTNGPRAKIGEVMEIPFSRPRDRSRIMEDPQYYKLRNYALDFLFNRYAHDDVG; via the coding sequence ATGCAAAACCGTAACTTTACAATTACCGATACCACTACAAATACCCTGGGAAGACCTCTAGCAACTGCAACTTCTAACCGTAAACCTTACTTAGAAATTAAAGACGTTAGCAAAGTCTATCCCACCAAAAATGGCCCTTTTACTGTATTAGATGGAGTCAACCTCAACGTCGGTGAAGGTGAATTTATTTGCGTTATTGGTCACTCTGGTTGTGGTAAATCTACCCTTCTCAACATGGTATCTGGGTTCAACCAACCAACCAATGGGCAAGTTTTGCTAGAAGGAAAACCCATTACTAAACCAGGACCAGATAGAATGGTCGTATTCCAAAACTATGCGCTATTACCTTGGCGGACTGCTTTTGAAAATATCTACCTAGCTGTCAACGCGGTTCATCCTAACAAGTTGGAAGCGGAAAAATCAGCAATTGTCAGGGAACACTTGGCAATGGTGGGGTTAGCAGACGCTATGGATAAGAAACCCACCCAAATGTCCGGTGGTATGAGACAACGGGTTTCCATTGCCCGTGCTTTAGCAATTCGTCCAAAAGTTTTGATTTTAGATGAACCTTTCGGGGCGCTGGATGCCATTACCAAAGAAGAGTTACAGGAAGAACTGCTGAAAATCTGGAACGAAAACCGTTGCACAGTTTTGATGATTACCCATGACATCGATGAAGCCCTGTTTTTAGCAGATAAGTTGGTAATGATGACTAATGGGCCCCGCGCTAAAATTGGCGAAGTCATGGAAATTCCATTTTCCCGTCCTCGTGACAGATCCCGGATTATGGAAGATCCGCAATACTACAAATTGCGTAACTATGCCCTAGATTTCCTATTTAATCGTTATGCCCACGATGATGTAGGATAG
- a CDS encoding SulP family inorganic anion transporter, with translation MQLTNTIHFRNLRGDLFGGLTAAIVSLPLALAFGVASGAGAEAGLYGAVCVGFFAALFGGTPTLISEPTGPMTVVMTGIVATMTANNPDNGLAMAFTVVMLAGIFQILFGVFRLGKYVTLMPYSVISGFMSGIGVILIILQIAPFVGQPNPKGGVLGMVQNLPQLLSNINPIETFLGVLTLAIIFLMPSKLKRYAPPQLVALIVGTVVSLLFFGNAEIRRIGEIPMGLPELQMPKFTASQITVTIIDAAMLGMLGCIDTLLTSVIADSLTRTEHKSDKELIGQGIGNLVSGICGGLPGAGATMGTVVNIQTGARTALSGITRAIILLVVILWAANLTESIPMAVLAGIALKVGIDILDWSFLKRAHQVSLKGTIIMYGVMFLTVFVDLIVAVGVGVFIANILTIERLSNLQSEEVKTITDADDAIVLNEQEKQLLDQANGRVLLFYLSGPMVFGVSKAIAREHNAIKDCDVVILDLSDVPLLGVTASLAIENAIREAVEKGRHVFIVGATGKIKRRLEKLGIIQLLPPHHLLMDRREALQQALILVNGYAAETSTSASTRYRTDFGDTAVVQ, from the coding sequence ATGCAACTGACTAATACGATTCATTTCCGAAATTTACGTGGCGATCTTTTTGGTGGTTTAACAGCTGCGATTGTTTCTTTACCACTCGCGTTAGCCTTCGGTGTCGCCTCTGGTGCTGGAGCTGAGGCTGGTCTTTACGGTGCTGTTTGTGTCGGGTTTTTTGCGGCACTGTTTGGAGGTACACCGACCCTGATTTCTGAACCAACGGGGCCGATGACCGTAGTCATGACTGGAATTGTCGCCACAATGACTGCAAATAACCCAGACAATGGCTTAGCAATGGCATTCACTGTGGTGATGCTAGCAGGGATATTTCAAATTTTATTTGGCGTATTCAGGCTAGGGAAATATGTTACCCTCATGCCCTATAGTGTGATTTCAGGCTTTATGTCAGGAATTGGAGTCATTTTGATTATTTTGCAAATTGCTCCTTTTGTCGGACAGCCTAATCCTAAAGGTGGGGTACTGGGAATGGTGCAAAATCTGCCCCAACTCCTATCAAATATTAATCCCATTGAAACTTTTTTGGGAGTGCTGACACTGGCAATTATTTTCTTAATGCCGTCGAAATTGAAGCGCTATGCCCCTCCCCAATTAGTGGCATTAATTGTCGGTACTGTAGTTTCTCTGCTTTTCTTTGGTAATGCAGAGATCAGACGCATTGGTGAAATTCCGATGGGTCTGCCAGAATTACAAATGCCCAAATTTACTGCCTCCCAAATCACCGTCACGATCATTGATGCGGCAATGTTGGGAATGCTGGGATGTATTGATACTTTGTTGACTTCGGTGATTGCAGACAGCTTGACTCGCACCGAACACAAATCTGACAAAGAATTGATTGGTCAGGGTATTGGTAACTTAGTTTCTGGTATATGCGGTGGGCTACCTGGTGCAGGCGCCACAATGGGAACCGTAGTAAATATTCAAACAGGAGCAAGAACAGCTTTATCTGGTATAACTAGGGCAATTATTTTGCTAGTTGTGATCCTGTGGGCTGCGAATCTGACCGAAAGTATTCCGATGGCGGTGTTAGCAGGTATTGCACTCAAGGTCGGTATTGATATTCTCGATTGGAGTTTCCTCAAACGCGCTCATCAAGTATCCCTGAAGGGAACAATCATTATGTATGGGGTGATGTTCCTGACAGTGTTTGTGGATTTGATTGTAGCTGTTGGCGTTGGGGTGTTCATTGCTAATATCTTAACCATTGAACGTCTTTCTAACTTGCAATCTGAAGAAGTTAAGACTATTACTGATGCGGATGATGCCATTGTTTTGAACGAACAAGAAAAGCAGTTGTTAGATCAAGCCAACGGACGGGTACTGCTGTTCTACTTAAGTGGACCGATGGTTTTTGGAGTTTCCAAAGCGATCGCTCGTGAACATAATGCCATCAAAGACTGCGATGTTGTTATTTTGGACTTGAGTGATGTACCTTTGTTGGGTGTCACAGCTTCACTAGCGATCGAAAATGCGATCAGAGAAGCAGTTGAAAAAGGTCGGCATGTATTTATTGTTGGTGCAACTGGTAAAATTAAGCGACGGCTAGAAAAATTAGGCATTATACAACTATTGCCTCCACATCACTTACTGATGGATCGTAGAGAAGCACTTCAACAAGCACTTATTTTAGTGAATGGTTACGCAGCCGAGACAAGTACTTCTGCCAGCACCAGATATCGAACTGATTTTGGTGACACTGCTGTAGTTCAGTAG
- a CDS encoding cation:proton antiporter, whose translation MIFPELIVNSVTWVSSWSSELQFPVLATATESEYAPVVLTGVLLSLVVIYLASKLGGELSRMMDFPPVLGELVGGVVVGASALHLLVFPESGAIASDSLIMKVLQYIDHLSPEAVNSVFQSQSEAISILAELGVIVLLFEIGLESDLRELQKVGYQAAIVACVGVAVPFVAGTAGLMFFFHTAAIPAIFAGAALTATSIGITSKVLSELGHLKSREGQIIVGAAVIDDVLGIIVLAVVASLAKTGEVDILNVIYLIVSATVFLIGSIFLGKFFNKTFVTIADKLQTRGKLVIPAFIFAFFMAFIGNAIHLEAILGAFAAGLVLDETDKRKELDQQVIPIADILVPIFFVSVGARVDLGVLNPVVPENQQGLIIAIFLVVVAIIGKIVTGWSVFGQPGVNRLAIGVGMIPRGEVGLVFLGIGAASGAIDKPLQAAIIIMVILTTFLAPPFLRLAFKQSVETEELVEPADLIG comes from the coding sequence ATGATTTTTCCAGAATTAATAGTTAATTCAGTTACTTGGGTATCTTCCTGGAGTTCTGAGTTACAGTTTCCTGTATTAGCAACAGCAACCGAATCAGAATATGCTCCTGTTGTTCTTACCGGAGTATTACTGAGTTTAGTTGTAATTTATCTTGCCAGTAAACTTGGCGGTGAATTATCAAGGATGATGGACTTTCCGCCAGTTTTAGGGGAATTGGTTGGTGGAGTTGTAGTTGGTGCTTCCGCCTTGCATTTGTTGGTATTTCCTGAAAGTGGTGCGATCGCTTCCGACTCGCTGATTATGAAGGTACTGCAATATATTGATCATCTCAGTCCAGAAGCAGTAAATTCTGTTTTTCAAAGTCAAAGTGAGGCGATTTCGATTCTGGCTGAGTTGGGTGTAATTGTCCTCTTATTTGAAATTGGTTTGGAGTCAGACCTCCGAGAACTCCAGAAAGTTGGTTATCAAGCAGCAATAGTAGCATGTGTTGGGGTCGCTGTTCCTTTTGTTGCTGGGACTGCGGGACTGATGTTTTTCTTTCACACCGCAGCAATTCCCGCTATTTTTGCTGGTGCAGCACTAACCGCTACAAGCATTGGTATTACCTCCAAAGTTTTATCAGAACTTGGACATCTCAAATCTCGAGAAGGTCAAATTATTGTTGGCGCTGCTGTCATTGATGATGTTTTGGGTATTATTGTTTTGGCAGTAGTGGCAAGCCTGGCTAAAACTGGCGAAGTAGATATTTTGAACGTGATTTACTTGATTGTCAGCGCTACTGTTTTTCTCATCGGTTCAATTTTCCTGGGCAAATTCTTTAATAAAACCTTTGTCACCATTGCTGATAAACTGCAAACACGCGGAAAACTTGTTATTCCAGCATTTATCTTTGCATTTTTCATGGCTTTTATTGGCAACGCCATCCATTTAGAAGCAATTTTAGGTGCGTTTGCTGCTGGATTAGTTTTAGATGAAACCGATAAACGCAAAGAATTAGATCAGCAAGTAATTCCTATCGCCGATATTTTAGTACCGATTTTCTTTGTGAGTGTGGGTGCGAGAGTTGATTTAGGTGTCCTCAATCCTGTTGTTCCTGAGAATCAACAAGGATTAATCATTGCGATCTTTTTAGTAGTAGTGGCAATTATTGGCAAAATTGTCACAGGTTGGTCGGTGTTTGGTCAACCCGGAGTTAACCGCTTGGCGATCGGTGTCGGGATGATTCCCCGGGGTGAAGTAGGTTTGGTGTTCCTGGGTATTGGTGCAGCTAGTGGTGCGATCGATAAACCTCTGCAAGCAGCGATTATTATCATGGTAATTCTTACGACTTTTTTAGCACCGCCTTTCTTACGGTTGGCATTCAAACAGTCAGTAGAAACGGAAGAGTTAGTTGAACCAGCTGATTTGATTGGGTAA
- a CDS encoding HugZ family protein, which yields MNSLEQAQTEYEAFIQTCQSAIIATADGQGIPNASYAPFVVDEFKNIYIYISGLSTHTQNLVVNPHASVMVIEDEDKTEQIFARRRLTFECTVALIERDSDMWREIMNHFHARFGEIMEVLSGLQDFRMFKLTPKEGRFVIGFGAAYFISGDDLNKLKGR from the coding sequence ATGAACAGTCTAGAACAAGCCCAGACGGAATATGAAGCTTTTATTCAAACGTGTCAAAGTGCTATCATTGCTACAGCTGACGGGCAAGGAATACCAAATGCTAGCTATGCTCCGTTTGTAGTTGATGAGTTCAAGAATATCTATATATATATTAGTGGTCTGTCAACTCACACCCAAAACTTAGTTGTTAATCCTCATGCTAGTGTAATGGTGATCGAGGACGAGGATAAAACAGAGCAAATTTTTGCCCGTCGTCGTTTAACTTTTGAGTGTACAGTAGCTTTGATTGAGCGTGATTCCGATATGTGGCGGGAAATTATGAATCATTTTCACGCTCGTTTTGGTGAAATTATGGAAGTATTGAGTGGCTTACAAGATTTTCGCATGTTCAAGCTCACTCCCAAAGAGGGACGCTTTGTAATTGGTTTTGGTGCGGCTTACTTTATTAGTGGTGATGACCTTAATAAACTAAAAGGTCGTTAA